The window ACGCTCTCATGTGATTGTTCTGGTTCACCATCATGAAGCTGCTGCTTATTTCTGCTCTGATTACAAacatctctcttctctctgatcTCCAGATGCAAATAAACgatgcgcgcgcgcacacactcatCCATCTGTGTACCTGAGAGTTTAAACTGCACATCGTGGGGCTCCCTAACAAGCTTCCTCCCTGTTAGCATGTCAGCTAACGATGCTTTATGTTTATTAATATTTTGGATTACTCCCAGCAGACTCTTGTTATTACTGTACATGAGCCTCATCAGTGGAATCATTAACAGCTAGCAAACCTGCAGGCGATTAGCATCCAGCTAACGAGGCCAGCTTCTCCATCACAGCTCTTATGGACTTTGTCAGCGTTCATCGTGTGCATCTGCAGGTTTCATGCACAGATTCTGATCACGTGAGAAGATTTAAGgataaaagctgctttaaaaacctgctgctgacTTTCTTTGCTGCTCTAAATGTTCGAGTTCGGGACATCTGCTCGCAGCTTTAACCGAACCTCCAGGCCTCTCTGCTGCCGCTGAAGTGAGGAAACACCTTCGACACGGCGGCTTTATTTAGCTCCTCCAACACAAAGGAGGAATGCTGGGAGTCGGCAGGGTGCAAACTGGGTAATTGTTTCACTGTCGCTGGGCGTCTGTTTGTCTCAAAGCACATCAGAACAACACGGACGCCAAGAAAGAGGGGCCGGATCACTGAAGGAgggaaaggtcaaagatcactGCGGCGTCCTCTGCTGAGGACGACGTCCAGCGATGGCTCTGCTGTTAACCTCACAAACGTCTGCTGAATTCATTCAGCGTAGATCCTCGTTAGAGCCCGACTGGATCTGCAAGGCTGATTCTGCCAATTAGAGTTTTAGaaacatgaagacatgaagacatgTTGTCGCCTGAAGACGATCAAGCTGCTGGTGTTGTAGCTCCTACAAGTCTCAAACAATCCAGATGACTGCACATCCCTCACAAGCAGGACGGCGTATTAGAGCCACTGAAGGTAAACAAGTACAAATAAAGTCATGGAAACAGTGCAGGGCAGTTAGACCTGCAAATCTAACCACGATATCGTCACATCTGTACATCTGCTGTAGCTCCAGATACACAAACGCTTCCACCTCCTCCAAACCAGAGCGCTGCTTCAGGCCCAGTTCACGGCAGCGTCTCTTAAAAGCCCGAATGTTTCTGATGATCTGGTGATTTTGGGTTAAAATCTTGAGTATTTCCTGATTGATGAATCCAGCTGAAAAGCAGCTTTGATGAGGTCATCCATTGCAGGGATGAACCGGccttgaaaactgaaaaaaacattacataaacacaaacatgcgaCTGTTTTCTTGTACATTTGTGACTTTaatctgagagaaaatgtgttttttctggtaAATTTAACTTCTTTCAGTTTGTATCTCTGAATGTGACCCTGGTTCATTTTCCCCTACAGTGGCTCTAAAACACCATCACTTACAAACAACTTGTTTCTGTTTCGTGTCTCATTATGAAACCTTTGTGTTTGCCTGCCAGCTAAAAGCCTGATACCGACAGGATGCTAGAATCTCTTCCTGCTGCAACTCGAAGCGTCTCTCTGGCCCCTCGTGTGTTATTAAGCTGCAGCCATCTTGTTTTAAAGGACAaacttgctgcttttctctccgtCTGACGGCCTAAAAACGTTCCCACACTGCCCCCCAGTGGACGAAGAGGGCAACTACAACCAGAGTCTTCATCAAAAACTGAAGCAAAAGATTCAGAAAAGGgctttaaattaatttatttaaaaaaaagcatttctccactgaagcagaacaaacatcaattttttttctttcactatTGTTTTGGAACGTGTACAATCAGAAAACAGACTCGCCGGGTCGCCAGAACAGAGTAAAATAATCAAGCAAAAGGGGGGTCTGCCAACACCACAACGTCAACACAGCCGGGAGgaccaggaggaagaggaggaggaagaggaggaagagggaaacaaaaagaagggaaatgaaaacacaaacatttaatcAAGTGCAGGTCTGGTTTGGACAAAGcagcttttttcctctgttcaaTTTACAGTTAACGGCGTCGCTGCTGTCGGGTACATGCAAGGTCAACATCTGGAACTACACATGGAGATTTCATATGCTTATATCGGTTATCTGTGCAAGTATTAAAATATGTACGTATAACTAAGCAAATTTCATATGGATATGTCAGAACGAGGGGAAAGGAAACGAACGTTACGAAAACTAGTACAACTGTTTCACCGAACAGAAAAGGAAGTCCAcgttaaaaaaaaggaaaaaaaagtgagattTCTAACCGCCGAAATGTCCTCGACCTCATCGTCTTGTACGCTTCCTTTCCTTAAATTATTACTCATCTAGGTAAGTGAAAAGTCgttaaaaaaaatcctatgCTCCACATTTGAACAACAAAATACTGCATAATCTACGTACAGCTGCGATAAAGGAAGGTCAGTATTGTGAGAGGCTAGCTGCCAGAGTTTCAGGAATATTGGCTCCGAGTTGATCCCTTTCTGAACGCGCCGACCGTTTTTGACCACCCGACGTTCGCCGCGCTCGCCGCTCGCTTCGTCCCGACGGGTCCGGGGAGGGTGCTGTCTGCCGGAGTCTCCCATCTGCTCTGAGGTAGATGCGGCAGAGAGGCGGCGTCCGGCCCGAGCCGAGTCAGGGCCTCTCCCCGCTGGACCggctgaggtcaaaggtcagctctgAAGGGTTAATGTTGTTAAGGCTTCCTGTGGTCTTGGTTCAGTCACTCTCCTGTTACGGTGGCTCACGGGGGACACCTCTGAGTTCATCTTTGTCCCGTGTTTGTTCTCGACCCACGTTCTAGTCTTTAAAGGGGTGGACGTCACTTTTTCCTTCTGATGCTCTAGAACAGAAAAcccaaactgaaaatgaaaagaacgCTCTCCGTTTGGCACCTCGGGAGTCGGTggtggaaggaggagaaacaaaacGAACGACGGGGACGAGAGAGAacagtggagggaggagaaggtggcggcggtggtggtgggggggtcgTGTGGTGTGTGGTTGTACAGACTAGTTGACGTGGCTGCCCGGGTCGTTAGCTGCCGACGAGTCCGAGTCCGCCGCGGCGGAGGAGGCGGCGGGCGCCTCGTCCTCCGATTTGACGCGCTTGGCGTCCGGCTGTCCGGCTGCGATCTGGTCCCCGTTCTGTCGTTTGGTGGGCAGGGAGGCGGAGGCGGAGGCGTGGGCCGCCAGCAGGTGGAGGGGGCTCGCCACTGCCGGAGCTGAATGGGAGGAGAAGGGGCAGGTTAGCAGAGAGGAAGCCTCGGCGTCAGAGCTGCTCACCGGGCTTCAGTGACCACAACGAAAACACTTATTacagaccacagagagacgtCTCTCAATCAATTAGTCCATCAGCTTTAATTATCTGTAAGCAAAAACGCTAAAAATCATTTCCTTCATCGTCTGTGATTTTCCATTTAATATCTGTGGATGTGAGGCTTTAAACGTCACCCTGGGCTCTGAGAAACGTGATGAACATCGATTGATGCAGGAAATAAGCAGATTAATCCACAAAATATCTGTTAGCTGCTGCGCTAATTTTAATAGCATTTATCAGATTTGTGGAGTTGATGAGGTTTTCTAATGTGATGCACAACAACGAGCGCTGATGACAGCGAACACCTTCAATCAAATGATCTGTGATCTAAAACACGAGCTGCTCCAACGGGATGACGTTTTGACGCCTTCTGTCACTAAAGACACTAAAAAGTCTTTTAATACAGTTTCAGAAAACGCTCAGAGCGGTCGCAGCTGAAGCTCCTCACCTGAGCTGGCGGGTCCCTGGATGGCAGTGGTGATGCTGTGGGTGCCGTTCTGCGTGATGGCCTTGATGGGCAGCTGGTGCTGACCCATGGGGGTCTGCTGCACGATGGTGACGGTCTGCAGGGGGGCGGCCGACTGGGTGCTCTGGATGATGCGACTGGAGCCGCCTATAGAGGTGATGGTGGGAACCGTCTCCACTTTGACTGAGAGGACGCAAAACATCGATCAGTCATGTGACGTAAATCATAAGATGGTGTTTTCACACTGGAGCAGCACGATTAAATTCATCTCCAACTCTTCTGATAATCGAGtggtttaagtcatttttcaaggacATAAAAGGTCAAAATTCTCCTAGACGAGAATGTTTTCCGGTTTCTCACCTTTGACCTCGGCGTGCTCTCCGTTCTCCTGCAACTCGCTCTTGTTGATGATGGCGGCCGGCTGGGCGAGGACGGCGGGGCTGAGGGACCCCGCCGGGATCTGCTGCAGGACGTGGACCGTCTGGACAGCGGGCTGGGAGGTGCTGGTGCTCACCGGGGAGGCCATGGTGTAGGTCACTGGTTTGATGGTTTGAGGTAACTGACCCTGGACTGCTATGAGTACCGGCTGGTTGTTAACAGGCGAACCTGGAACACAGACGCAGATTATTATTAGAAAACCTCAGGTAACGTCTGAGGCTGCACTCAGACATTCAGACCAATCAGATTAAGCCGTTCACGTGTAACCAACAGGACAATAAAGTGTTTGAGCAAACAACCTGAGAGCCAATAAAGCTTAACTTTTACAGTTTTCAGGGCACAAATAAAAGGCTGATTACCTGCGGTCAGGTGAGCAAAGATAACGTGAGCGTCTTAAAGAAAAGCTGATTCAGGAAAACCTGTGACGAGCACGACGGGACAGAAAACTGGGACCAGATCCAGAATCCACATGCTCAGAAACCCCAAACCGCAGCTGTAAACAGCCTCATTCACAAAGACAGACGTCCACCTCCTTCGCTCACCTGGTGTGTTTTGTGCAAAGCGCGCTTCCTGGATGACCGCCAGTTTGGGCTGGGCCACCGCGGCGGGGGCCGGGGCGGGAGCCGAGGAGGTCTCCAGCTCCAGGGGAACCGGGGAGCCCTCTCGTGATAGGCTGTCAGGGGTCTGGACGCCGCTGGAGTGAGCGGAGAGGACCCCCGAGTGATTGGGGGACGCCGGGGCGCTCCTGAGGGCGAGAGAGAGGAATCAGTAAGAGCATTCAGGTGACGGTTTAGAGCAGTCTGGATCACAGTGAGAGTCAGCGGGCTGGACCCAGACCTGGAGGACAGGGGTCCGTGCGGGGTCCTGAAGCAGGGGACGCCCCGGGGCCTTCGTTTCCTGAAGGCCTGCTCGATGAGCTTGCCCTCCGAGGACGGGTCTATCCTCCAGAAGGACCCTTTTCCCGGCTCCTCCTGCGACCGCGCCACTTTGATGAAGTAACGGTTCAGCGACAGGTTGTGACGGATCGAGTTCTGCAAACAGAAAAGGTTCACCGCTGAGGATCTGTGCGACCGCTTCGGGGCTGCTGCACGAGGATTCGGCGAGGACTCACCTGCCAGCCCTTGTCTGCGGTCCTGTAGTACGGGTAGTTCTTTGTGATGTGATTGTAGATTCCGTTTAGTGTGAGCTGCTTGTCCGTGGCCAGAGTGATAGCCTGGACGATCAGCTGTGCATAGGAGTACGGAGGTTTGGAGTCGTCCTGTGGAGCCCAGGACAAACGCACATTAGTGAAGGAGTCCAGAGAGGGCAGAAAACAAACCGCGCTCACGTCAAGCTTCAGCTGGCGACTCTGAAATTCAGCACTAACGCTGTATGAACGCCTTCATTGTTGATTAATGTGATTGTTTTCTCAATTAAACATCTGGTTTAAacgtaaaaaagaaaaaaatccaagtTTCCCAGAGCTCAAGCTGAAGTCTTCAAATGACTTTTGTCCCacaaaacccccaaaatattAAGACCATAATGACCAAATTCTTCACATTCTTCAGGAAAAATGACTGAAGTCACTCAATGATTATCAGAATAGCTGCCAGTGTGTTTTATCAACTGTTTCAAAATCCCCAAACAGAGACGCACATCGACCCATCGCGGCGTCTTTGAAGGTTTTTAAAACGTATCTGAGAGCCTTGAAGAAAACCTTGAAGTTTTACTGAAGACTGACAGAAGCTTGTGGAGCTGACTGCAGCAGATATCAGTGAGGGGGAGTCTGTTTTCACCACGATGGATCCTGAACAAAAACCTGAGCTGTCAGATGGTGAAATCACGTTTGGAGCCGAAACCATGAGTCAGTTcatcaacaggaagtcagtcggCAAATATTCTCATCATCTGTTGGCTCTTAAATGTTTTTCCTGGTCTTAAACTGCAGTAAAGCTGGTCGTAAGACGCCACCTTTGAGCTCTgggaaatgtttgcttttcattttttccccttacATTTTATAGCAAATATCCAACAACCCTTTGttttacatacagaaacatGTTCTTCTTGGTGATAAGTGAAAGTAGAATATGCAGGAATTTCTTCCTCTGACCGGACTGTCGTCGCGCTCTCACCTTGGGACTGTCCCCTCCGGAGGCGTCTTTGTCGTTCTCGGGCTGGGAGTTGTCGttcaggagctgcagctctgcagagctgaccATGCGACCTCCCATCCTGTAGCCCGACGAGCCTGCGCCTCGCGGGCTGGAGGGGCACGAGTTAGCAGcactgcagggaaaacacagcgGGCGTCAGGAAAGTCAGAGGAAcaatcaaacagctgcaggtttgGATTCGCTGCTTAAAGCTAAGACACGACGAGCCCGTCGCTCGGCTCATCTGCAGCCTGCGCTGCAGCGGCAcgctttgggaaacactgccgTCAATCAGAACGAGGCCTAAAGCATTCAGAGCTTAATTATCCAGCTAACAGACTGAACAACCAGAGGATGGAGAGACTTAATGCAAAGGACAGTTTCCATCTTTAACTCTGGGCCTTCAGAGACaccaaacaagcagcagcagctcagggtGCAGAAACACGTTCTGCACCTGCTGCCATCAGCGAACCACAACCTTCGCTGTGACCGAGGAGGCCCGGCTGCTCCTCAGCCATCTGGAGATCAGGGGTTGAGAGGATCTGAGCGTCTGAGATGGAGCTGCCTCCCTCTCTGAGCCCGGGGTCGCTGCTTTAAGCCTAAGCTGATCACCGCACAGGTCACGTCAAGGTCAGCGGACACCTCAAGGTCAACCAGGGGCGTGTGGGGCTTCCTCACACCGAGCACTGATCCAGGATCAGTTCACAGCACAGACgtcttcttccttcctcttctaaCACGACTTCTGACATTTGGTTTCTGAACAACTTTCTAATATATTTGTTAAATTCGTCAGATCAAACTTTatttccatctgtgtgtttgtaatcCAAACCTTTATCAAGACGGAGACAGATTGTCAATATTTTGGCATTAAATACTAGAAAAACCCCCAAAATTAGAAAACCATTGCTCTTTTAAATGatatttgtttccttttctacTGAACTCAAAGTTCACGCTGACGAGCTCCAACCTGATCACATTTACACAGAACGTAAGCggatgctaaatgctaataaaGCTTCGCTAACTGATCAACAATCGTCTGTGAGGAGACTTTCTACTAATTCGTTGAGTGAAATGATGACATGTTGAGTCGTGTGGAGAAAAGTCACTTCCAAACTGCTGATTTCGTGCTCGTGTGCAGGACTGAGTACCTAATGGTGCCAGTCGGCGACGGCAGGGGGCTCATTAGGTGAGCGATGTTGTCTGGAATGTTGATGGTCAGCGGGGAGATCTGGGGCTGGACTGGTTTCACTGGGGACTCCGGAGCTTCACGCCTCACTTTCTTCCCGCTGGACAGGGCTGTGAACGTGATCTTGATGTTTGTGCTGGGGAACCTGAAAGTGCACCTGCAGAATAGAAGACAAGATTTAAGAAGCAAATCAAAGCGGCGACTTCCTCCCGACAACACGTCGACCTCCGCCGCAGTGGAACCGTTCTCTGACTTTAATTAGCTGAGAGAGACGACGTGCAAGTTAATTAAATTTGAATACTGGTGCAGTGGCTGATGAAGCTCGCTCCTTCCTCCCAGCACCACCTGAAAACCTTTGTTGGAAGCAGCAAACGCCACAGGATTCATCAGACATCTCGGCTTCACCTCGGCGCAGACGCCCGAAGCAGAGCGAGCTGCTCGGCGGACGGCAGGCCTCAACTAGGCGGCGTGGAAAATATCAAGACACACTTACAGCGTCTCAACAATTAGAAAATGTGTCTCAGAAGGCGGCAAGACCTGCTTTTCTGGGATTCTTGGTGTTTAATAATGTGTCATCTGTTCAAACGGGTCAACAGAAATTGAACTGATATTAATAATTCTTGTGGTTTATCATATAGAAAATGTTAATATTCATTATTTCCAACCTCTCAGATGAGaaagtttgctgcttttctatctggaaatttaacatttttgggttttggactgttggtcagacattAGATGGTTAAATCACACTGGAAACAATCAACATTTAAAG of the Chaetodon auriga isolate fChaAug3 chromosome 16, fChaAug3.hap1, whole genome shotgun sequence genome contains:
- the foxk2b gene encoding forkhead box protein K2, which encodes MAVVSGSSGPVARLEGREFEYMMKKRSVTIGRNSSQGSVDVSMGHSSFISRRHLEIFTASDDGTGSGDFYLRCLGKNGVFVDGVFLRRGAPPLQLPRMCTFRFPSTNIKITFTALSSGKKVRREAPESPVKPVQPQISPLTINIPDNIAHLMSPLPSPTGTISAANSCPSSPRGAGSSGYRMGGRMVSSAELQLLNDNSQPENDKDASGGDSPKDDSKPPYSYAQLIVQAITLATDKQLTLNGIYNHITKNYPYYRTADKGWQNSIRHNLSLNRYFIKVARSQEEPGKGSFWRIDPSSEGKLIEQAFRKRRPRGVPCFRTPHGPLSSRSAPASPNHSGVLSAHSSGVQTPDSLSREGSPVPLELETSSAPAPAPAAVAQPKLAVIQEARFAQNTPGSPVNNQPVLIAVQGQLPQTIKPVTYTMASPVSTSTSQPAVQTVHVLQQIPAGSLSPAVLAQPAAIINKSELQENGEHAEVKVKVETVPTITSIGGSSRIIQSTQSAAPLQTVTIVQQTPMGQHQLPIKAITQNGTHSITTAIQGPASSAPAVASPLHLLAAHASASASLPTKRQNGDQIAAGQPDAKRVKSEDEAPAASSAAADSDSSAANDPGSHVN